The sequence below is a genomic window from Macaca fascicularis isolate 582-1 chromosome 3, T2T-MFA8v1.1.
ctttgtgcGTGTTGCATGGGTGATGAGATATCTTCACTTTTCTGAATGCTCTGTAAAATCTTCcaattaaaaagatatttcactatcttttcctcagaaataaaataataaccagCCTTCCAGAATCTTCAATGAACAATGCAGGGACAATAGGACTATTGTACAATAGCAAAGTATTCAACAAAAGGATCATCAGTGATACTCTTAAGATGTCAAGTGGCTACTTGGAATCTTTAGTGTCCTCCGCTCATAAACAACTCCCTCACCGTTGATAAGTGAGAAGATGCTTGAGAATAGAATGTTTTGGTTTGGGAAGACAAGTGACTCCAGGAAATAGATGCCTGTAAACATTAACTTGCATCTTTGGggaagaattcaaaataaagatGGTTGTTCCTTCCATAGTATCCAAGTAAGCAGTGTTCGAACATCTTTTTTATGTGATATTACAGTTTTGCGTAATCCTTGTGTAGCTAATTGCATGAAGACCAAATTGGTCTTCCTGATAAATTGTTTCAGATGAAGACATCCATTAATTCTGGAAAGCTAGTACACAAGCTGATGACTATTTATGTCATGTTTATCCTCTTATTTGAAGACCACAGGTACATGTAAGATATTTGTACTAGTAAAAGTAAGTATGTCATCAGTGTTACCATGTAGAAATATTATGTGTCTTTTCTCAAGTCTTTGGAAATCAAACACGAATTTTAAGTATGAAAAATATTAAGTTGTCAGAGCTGAGCTCTTTAAAATGTACCCTAACATGCTTATATAAAATTGACTATCAACACAAATATACAGATAGCAACATCACAAAATTAGATTCTCAACTAAGTATGAAAAACAGGGAATAGTATGAGATATTTTGTCTGGAAAACTCAAGAAACACTGATAGATGGAAACTATTTTGGGAGTTACACCTCCTCTAAGCATTGCAACATTGTATCTCTTCTTCCAGGATGAGGACTATGCCTTCCTAACTGGGGTTCCTTGTAGATAATGAATAGGATAAACATCCTTTCAAATGGACTCCTTTTAATTGAGCATTATTTGGGGGTGGAAGCAGAAGCAAAGCAGATAAAATATACAAGTAATTACATCATATACATTCTCAAACCTGATAAACAGGAGAAAGATTAGGATTGTAGATATATAGAAGATTAAAACCGAACTTATTTTATGGATGGAAAGGAAGTTATCTTCATAGGCAACACAACACTAAATTCATGAGATATTACGATGCAAATTAATCTAAAATATTGGGAGGCGGAGAGTCTGGGTATATAGCTACCGAGGTATAGAAGCAATTTGGTCTAGTTTGATGTAGACTTAGATAAGCTATTCTTTATTACTTATCTGAATGAAAGCCTTACTTCAGACTCTGTCATGTCAGCCAGCATCTGCTATTATGGAAACTACAACTTCTGCTGTCTTGGGAGTTACTGCCATGTTCTTGTCACCTCATCCATTGCACTCTGCCCTACTCATGTAAACTGGAGCCATGCTCTGTGCTTCTCCAACCAACGCTGAATTTGGCTTCCAGAAAACTCCCCAAAGAAATGTGGTAAACCTTCCAGCTACCATTCATCCAGTTGTGTGCATGCAATTTGTGAAATTTCTTGCTAGTTTCTACTACTTATTGTGTCTCCAGACCTTGCTACTCAACTAGCTGTTTTTCTATCAATCTTTAATTCTCAAGTTCCTGCCAATTCTCAATGCATAACAGATCTTAACGCTATTTTTTTCAGTAGTTGCCTCTCCCAAAACCACATCTCTTATGGCTGTCAATCACTGAGCTTTATTTTTTGTGGCTGTCAACCACGGAATTTTGTGTCCAGGACCTGCTGTCCTTTGAGCTCTTCCTCCTGTGGTTATGAACCTATAGGTTCTATATTCAACAGCTTCAGAGCCCTGAATTACGTGTCTCATGGTTTCCAACCTGTTTCCTTCATGCACAACAGTTTCCAACCAGCTTGTTCTGATTTTGTGGGTTGGCAATCTCCATTTCGTAGAAGAACTGCTGAATTGTTATTTCAGTGTCTTGCCTGACAGCATTTTACAGAAATTTTATCTTTAGGTTGAAGATTTGCTCTTAGGCTGATGGATCATTGTGTTTATAGTTCAGGTGCTGTTTTAACATGTCCTGTTTTATGTGATCAAATTCTAAGAGACTGTAATTGTTTCTTCACTAGAAATTTTTCAAATTCTAAAAGATTCTAATTGTTTCTTCAGTAGAAAATTTTCACTGCCAGGGATTCTTGATTTCTATGCCAGTAATATGTCCTTGAATAGGAAGACAAGGTTTCATGGTTATTTATAAATAGTCTGTCTTCAAATGATATAGAAAAGAGTATCTTTGGTTCTTCATTATTTTCAATGAAGTTAAGGACAGCTAGTTTCACTAAACAAATataatgcaaagaaagaaaagaaagagtatcTGAAAAAGGCAGGCAGGATAGATCCTTTCAAGAATCTGAATGCACATATCCTACTACGTAAACATTAAATATGCACCTGTATTTTCTAACActtaaaaagagaattatttaGCCCAAATAGACTACATGTTGCCATAGCAACCAACGACTTCAGAATTCCAGATGCTTAAAATTGGAATGGTGTCCTTATCACCCCTACTACACATTCATTGTTTCAGTTCCCAAATCATTCTCATTCTGGAACCCAGACATAGAGGATCTTCACTATCAGGTATAATGCCAGTAGAGGCAGAGGGAAAATAGTAAGGAAAATTAATTGCTCATCAGCACTACATATGTCTTCTAAATTACCATTGAACAGAGCAAGTTACAATGCCCAGTCTGCCCCACAAGATTAAGCACAAAGGGGTTACATAAATTTTAGTTCTGTACAATAGACAGcacaatattttttcctcttgaacTAAACTTAAGTCCTACCCCGTGCCATCCCATGGATCCTTGCATAGAGAAAATTGTTATTACTTTGAACCTGTTTCTCTGTTATATGTATGTAACTAATTAATTCAGCTATTCCACCTACTCACTGGGAACTTGTTCTTCTTACAAGCAACTGCTCATATTCCAGTAACTATTCCACCATATTGATCATCTTCAATGGACTGGGCATACCACTACATGATCAATAATCTTCCAATgcacatatgaaaagatactatTATCCCGATtgttacagataagaaaattcaAATAGGTCAAGAAACTTGCCCGAAGACCCACATAAGTTATATTTCAAAgacttttctttatctttcatactatctctatttttattcattcaggtTTTGACTAATCTAGAAGCCACTTGGAAGTTGTCAATTGCTTGGTGACCATAATCTTCAACTCTAGAATAACAAATCTAAACTTCAAATAAAACTATTTCCTCTCAGCCACAGCCCCTGCCCAGCTTTTCTTTCTAGGTGGACTAACTTTAATGGTGTGTACCCTTATGGGGTATGCCCTCTCTGGGATCCTTATTTCCCAGGTAAATGGTGGTAAATGCCTTCAACTTATTCAATTCCTCCAAATTTAATTTCTAAGATCAACATATAATTTATACACATCATAGCAAGTTACCTAGCCTAAAACAGGCTATTCTGGCatgatttttccttctgtttttccttccttccttccttccttccttccttccttccttttttgcttccttccttccttccttcctcccttcctctctctctccttccatttttcctccctccctccttccttcttctctctctcccttccttcttccctcctttcatctcatcctttcttgcttccttccttctttcttttttctatctttcttcttGCTTTTGATGTACACATACAAAATGCAGCGGGTTTTAGATGAGATCcaataatgacaataaaaaataataatactaacaaaCATTATAGGCTGATGATAATGATAAAGGTTGACATCAAAACATCAGCTACACAAAACTGTATTTCCTATGCTGTGCTTGACCAACTCTCACACCTACCTATTGAATGAATACTACTATTAGTagtatttatttaattcaataaatacagCCACCTATGGAGCAAATACTACTATTAATTCTCACAGCTACCTATTTAATTCTCATAGCCACCTATGGAGCAAATACTACtattaactttattttgaagATGTGGAAATTAAGTTACAGAAGCACATGGTAGTTAAACTGAGCATCAGAAACAGGATTAGTATCCAGGGAATTTGAGCATTGAGCCTTTATTGCTAGCAATGCATATGCAGCTTCCAGGAACTAGCTAATGATATATGGCACTGAAGGATATGAGTTATACAAGAGGAGTCATTAGTAATCTGTTGTCAAGCAAGTCGTTTTTCTTAACTACACAAGGTAGAATTGTTCAATTTTAGCATTTACTTTTAGAGGACACAATGATTATTGTAGGATTATGTGTTTACAACATCAAAGTAAATTGTGAATAAtatttctttagtttaattggtgACTGGAATTCCCTAAAGTGGAGctttagaaaattagaaagaaaagatttaattTGTATCTACTATGTCCATTGCACTTTTCTaggtattttcatatttattatctcattgcATCTGCAGGAAAGTCCTGCAAAGTACATGCTATTAGCTCCAGTTTTATGTAAGAAGATACTGATGTACTGAGAGAGAACAATTTTCCAAAGGTACAtgctaataaatacatttaaatggtAGTCAGCGAGAAAGTAATGCATAACTCATTAGGGCACAATCCTGACagttccatttaaaaatgtttaacttttacTACAGCTGTATTTCATTACATATATACCATGTTTCCCTGAATTTAAACATGAAAATTCCTATCTTTCCACTCATTTgtgttatcatttttaaatgctttaccttcatttttttgtctcttaaaaatttttatatttctcatcTGTTCTTCAGCTTTTTAAACCACTAATAATCTATTAAGCCAACAATGTAAATGCTGCATTACATTTACTGCAATATAAATGCTACTTGTAAACAGCAAGTAACCAACATTTTAGGTTACCAACGCTAAATTTAAGAATCTTTTTGACTCAATATTTGCAATTCAATTGTTATATAAGTATGGATTCacaaacattttgctttttcaatCATAAGATCAGTTTTGCCTAATTTAACACCATTTTGGCAAGTGGAAAAATACATTATTGCATATATAGTAGCAAAAGGGAGTATAAAATTTTGTTTGACCTAAAAGACTAGGAAAGTGTCctctattattttgtttaagggcCATTTACTGGAAAATTTAGCTTTCTTTGATCTTCTGTTTACCCTAAAGGATTTTTAACCTTTGGATAAAACTGGGAAAGAGTTCCATAACTCTTTTTTAATGAGGAAAGGAATCTACTGGCTCATTAGATACAAGAAGTTTGTTGCTTATTCCAGACAGTATTGGTATCTCTCTGAATTATCTGATGGCTAGAAAGCTTATTCCTTACATCTTAAACTTTCCCTGAACACAGAGCACAAACTTCTCAAACTACGTAAGGACTATCTATTGTATTTTCCTATACTTTTCTGGCATAGTGTATTTATTTCCTGTGACAGCCGTAACAACTTACCACAAACTCAGTGGAAAGGCATAAACAAGAGTGCATTtgcttacagttctagaggctaatAGTCCAAAATCTGCTTCACCAACCTAAAGCGAAGTTATCCACAGTGCTGATTCCTCCTGTAATCCCCAGGAAGAAATCCGTTCCCTACTTTTTTGGATTATAACGATTGCTGACATTCCTTAGCTTGTGGCCACATCATTCCAAACTCTGTTTCCATCCTCATATTGTCTGGAAATTACatcaggcccacccagataatccacttcaagatccttaatttagtCACACCTGCATAGTCCCTTTTTGCCATGTCACGTAGCATTCACAGATTTCCCAGTACGAGAAAGCGGGCCTCTTGGGTGGGTACATTATTTAGCCTTCCGCACACAACAAATACTAATAACAGGAAattaatggaagaaaacattattttaggaGTTAAGTGAAAACAGAGAACTGCATATGCCTCTCCAAAGCCTTCAGACCACAATGCCACTCAAGCGACAGTggtgtttattttctattcaagCCTGCCATCGCTATGAAGCTGGTATTTGCTATATTTTGCTGTATTTCTGATGCAGTGTGCTCCATCTCTTTCAAAAGTTGAGATTAGGAGACAATTCTGCAGAAGTATCACGTACAGAAAATGATGGCGTGAATGGGATGGGGTGATGATTCCATAGGTGTGTGATATTCTGAGTAAGGAAGGAGATGAAACCTAAAAGCAAATGAGAGGAGGCGAGCTAGGGTTGCTTTCTGAAATCTCATTGTTTATATGTTTAGAATATTATCATACCGAAATCAATTTAAATATGTTGTAATGGCTCATGCTTTGAATATTGGTCATGCCATATGATGTTCCACATTATTTTTTTGACTTCCACTTGTgtgaataaaattaattcaaaataccTCACTATTTAATTTTAAGATGGAAGGGAAGAATGTGAGATTTACAGGTAATTGACTTAACTCATTCTGTGTTTGTTAATGGTGTTAGCCCTCAAACCTGCTTCAAGGAtgcctaagaaaaaaaaagactagaggCAACAATGATACAATAGAGAAGCGTAGAAATAAAGCTTCATCAACCTCTGGCTTTTCTGTGTATCGCTGGAGCTCAGTAATGTAGCAGACAGTTGGCCATCAACTAACTGTCTATGTATCTTCTTTCCTATTTTGCCTGCCTCAGGACTAACATTTTCTGCACAAAATCCCAAGGCTCCCTAGAGCCAAACAATTTGCTGGAAATATGGTTTCATGATTGTGGCCTTTGTCACCTGAGAGAAACTGCAGAAGGCAGCAAAACATGTTTAATACAGAATTGCTTATTGTCAACTTACAGAATAAATATACTGAGAAAAGCACTGagaaaatggagatttttttaaaaaagagagtatCTGTAGGTTTAAATGGGTGTGCATTTGAAAAATCTAACTGAAAAGTAACCAAAAACAGTGAGAGAAATCTCATAGTTTGCTACAATgagagttaatttttaaaactatcccTATAGCTGATCCTACCAGAAGTCTGTTCTATTCTCTGTCTGAATTCTTCACTGTTAATAAATGCATTGCTGTTTCCAATTCAATGGCtgctggaaatataaattataattttatattttgaagaacAAAATTTCAATTCTTCAGtttaaattaaaatctttaaaaaaaattatttagcctTCACCCTGAGTAGTAAAAAGTGCTATTTAATATATACAGTGCTCATAAGAACTACACAGTTTATTCAGATAAAACTTTTAAACAGTTATTTCCTTTTGTTGacataaactaaaaataactGCATTTTTCAACACAGGAGTAAAATAAAGTGTAGatgcaaaagaaagcaaatgaagaaTAAGATAACTTATTTggggaaaaatgggaaaaatgtttACATCTGACGACAATTGGGGTTTACAGCAGGCAATGGAACACGTGATTTGTAACCTTAGTCAATTAGGAAGGTATAATCTTGCAAAACTGGGTTTATTTGATAGCACACATTGCAGACACTCTTTAAGAAGGGATTTAACAGAAGTCTTGGTTGCTTAGCAACAAATGCCTCCTGGGAACAAGTTCATTTTTAGCCTGGTGTAGGTCACCAAGTGTCCCAAGTATTGCTGTGAGTCTTACCTGTGGACTTCTCCTAATACATTACATGAGAAGCTGTTACCAGTATATGGCCCTGCACAGGTAAGAGTCTAGTACATATTGGAGAGACTGATTCTTGAAAGGTCAATGCCTGCTTTTGAAGAACCACGTGGAGACAGACCAACTACTTGGCTTATTTCAGAGCATATGATTAAGTCCGTCAGTGTTTTCCAATAGTTAACAGAGTGGAAAAATACAGGTTCCTTGCTTTAGTTGAGTCCTTGTGAACCTTTAAATAACCATGTTGCAGAAGCCCATAGACACATGAACTCTTGTTAACCTCTGATTGACAGATGAGAGTTTGCCTATTAACGTGAAAATCACTATTTGTTGAAGGTATGGTCTACAGATGATGAGTGATGGGTGATTGTCAAAGTGGTGATTATGGATACtttgaagaattaaaagaaacttatttttacaCGTGTGAAAACATTAGCCTCTGTGGCTAACCAACACACTAATGAGATGTTGCTGTGTTTTCGCCCCaagcagagagaaggaagagtctGGAGAGGCTTCTGACAATCACCAGGGAAGGTATAAAACGTCTTTAGGTCACAGCCACACTGCACAGCAACCACTGAGCATGTATACAGGCTCCATGTCTACTCCAGGCTACCCTGGGGTCTGCACATCATATCGAACTCACTGTTATATCCCAGTGACTTCTTCTGTTACTCTTAGCTCCAATGATTTAAGCCCTGCCTGTGGACACTACTTACCCAGTAGCTACCAAGGAAATCTCTGGCTCCTGGATTACTGCCAAGAATCCTACGGTGAAGCACCAACCTGCGAATCTCCCAGCTGTGAGCCCAAGACCTGCAGCACCACTGGTTGTGACCCATCAAACTCCTCTGTGCCCTGCAACTCCCCATCAGGAGGCCAAGTCTTCAGTGTCTGTGAAACTACCAACATCAAACCCAGCCCCAGCTGCAGCCCATGCACTCAGACCAACGGGTATGTATGCAATTGCCACACACCCACTCAAAGTGCATCCAAAGCCTGCCAAACCCTCTACAATGGTTCCAACTGCTTTGGACAGCTTAACTGCTCATCCAAGAGTTTCCAAACTCCAAACCACTGCAGATTGAGTACTTTGGGGTATAAAAGCTACCAAAATCCTTGCTTCATACCCAGCTACGTCTCACCATTATGTTATACTTCCAACAGCTGGCAACCGCAAAACTATTTAATGAGCAATTATCACTATACGGGCTACAGGCCTACGAACTGCCGACCACTGAGCTATTTATCTAGAAGCTTCAGGTCTCTGAGCTGTATACCCAGTACCTTTCCACCTCTGAGGTATTTATGCAG
It includes:
- the KRTAP24-1 gene encoding keratin-associated protein 24-1, with the translated sequence MYTGSMSTPGYPGVCTSYRTHCYIPVTSSVTLSSNDLSPACGHYLPSSYQGNLWLLDYCQESYGEAPTCESPSCEPKTCSTTGCDPSNSSVPCNSPSGGQVFSVCETTNIKPSPSCSPCTQTNGYVCNCHTPTQSASKACQTLYNGSNCFGQLNCSSKSFQTPNHCRLSTLGYKSYQNPCFIPSYVSPLCYTSNSWQPQNYLMSNYHYTGYRPTNCRPLSYLSRSFRSLSCIPSTFPPLRYLCSGSRPLKCF
- the KRTAP25-1 gene encoding LOW QUALITY PROTEIN: keratin-associated protein 25-1 (The sequence of the model RefSeq protein was modified relative to this genomic sequence to represent the inferred CDS: deleted 1 base in 1 codon), with amino-acid sequence MHNRSNAIFFSSCLSQNHISYGCQSLSFIFCGCQPRNFVSRTCCPLSSSSCGYEPIGSIFNSFRALNYVSHGFQPVSFMHNSFQPACSDFVGWQSPFRRRTAELLFQCLA